A single region of the Sorghum bicolor cultivar BTx623 chromosome 9, Sorghum_bicolor_NCBIv3, whole genome shotgun sequence genome encodes:
- the LOC110430411 gene encoding cuticle collagen 40-like yields the protein MAKSDANKRAELMAKEWKKSRSTANAASDVNPDHAAGQRVAEPACAAEDAAPQTTDQPAAAAAATGIEGESAPASAAASTPPRDGEAGRTAPPSSVAEGEDRAPTPPPAEERRVPTPPRAGASSSAGAPGLAQGPVMPSTTTGGGAANEEARASSDDEVEEIEGRPRDGRQHCSR from the exons atggcgaagagcgacgccAATAAGAGGGCCGagttgatggccaaggagtggaagaagtcccgcagcaccgccaA cgcggcgtcggatgtcaaccccgaCCACGCCGCCGGACAAAGGGTGGCCGAGCCTGCTtgcgctgctgaagacgcggcGCCGCAGACCACAGATCAGCCTGCGGCGGCAGCTGCTGCTACAGGCATCGAGGGAGAGTCTGCCCCGGCGAGTGCCGCGGCGAGCACTCCGCCGAGGGATGGGGAGGCAGGAAGGACCGCTCCCCCGAGTAGCGTCGCGGAAGGGGAAGATAGAGCACCAACCCCTCCCCCTGCCGAAGAGAGGAGGGTCCCAACGCCACCCCGGGCAGGGGCCTCTTCGTCCGCAGGCGCcccgggcctggcccaggggccGGTGATGCCTTCGACCACGACTGGTGGCGGTGCAGCGAACGAGGAAGCCCGGGcatcctccgacgacgaggtggaggaaatTGAAGGTcgcccccgtgatggccgccagcac tgctcaaggtga